A portion of the Paucilactobacillus hokkaidonensis JCM 18461 genome contains these proteins:
- a CDS encoding AP2 domain-containing protein codes for MIDLTGKRFGRLTAIRPAKKRIANGNVCWECECSCGNHTVVDGYLLRTGGTRSCGCLRTEIASAAAKANPVFMANSGNINNLKTYSGVFKTSVVKSKKNQSGVIGVSYDKKEDLWFSRLMVKGDYVLLKGFKEFEEAVAARKQAERKYLFRQDNTEISV; via the coding sequence TTGATAGATTTAACGGGGAAAAGGTTTGGCAGATTAACTGCAATTAGGCCGGCCAAAAAAAGAATCGCTAATGGAAATGTTTGTTGGGAATGTGAATGTAGTTGTGGTAACCATACAGTTGTTGATGGATATTTACTGAGAACGGGTGGCACAAGAAGTTGTGGCTGTTTACGAACAGAGATTGCTTCTGCGGCAGCAAAGGCGAACCCAGTATTCATGGCAAATAGTGGCAATATCAATAATCTGAAAACTTATAGTGGCGTTTTTAAAACCTCCGTTGTCAAAAGTAAAAAAAATCAAAGTGGGGTAATTGGTGTTTCTTACGATAAAAAGGAAGATTTATGGTTCTCACGGTTGATGGTTAAAGGAGACTACGTTCTTTTAAAGGGATTCAAGGAATTTGAAGAAGCCGTGGCAGCACGTAAACAAGCTGAGCGAAAATATTTGTTTAGACAAGATAATACTGAAATCTCAGTATAG
- a CDS encoding MucBP domain-containing protein — MKFNTESKTHFKLYKSGKLWLVSGISTAMMFGASVLMNDQQVQADVAQQTSTITMDNAADSTPAANTIHTPVTSASSAHSTTAIPESDGTITSTSAGSAAIATTPVSDTTVDSQVAVPTSSSVTSAEEATTAALVQPTSSRAAVTETIDSWMPDKNLQLAVLKNLTTKDNVYNKVQILPTGSTVNDITKEALSQLISLSGDSYNIASIEGLQYATSLIRIYLVPNLDVGHNRGLITDISPLTNLTNLKEVTMFSNQINDITALANKPTLTSVSLAYNQITDISPLETAGISNSTSGNSVAFQAVSLPGVWLNPNTDSFSSSSFIYNLLGENVSVTPYYADGSGAYQYAMYYKSTATGTNISGQNISWTNFTQNLLTNANGVKYGYMTYYWTDPFLNNAGYPYFGWIIQPFYINDTIGNVTINYVLNETGATIHQPSNITGSLATQYQVDQDSTVQQAYQQLIDQGYYLYRTSGATTGTFIEQAQSATLYFSKTLPTYEFNVHYQTKTGRTIIPDQTYAGKMDITWTVDTTPPAGYRYLYAKDATGNIITDLTGKYSATVGDITLVFALIEGTTPTYEPSTLHVNFVDQNDNEIKAGNIQNGYVGNGYDVTAPEISGYRLTFQANYQGQLTATDQTVTFTYELIEGETPTYEPSTLNVKYVDQNGNPIKTEMVLNGHAGNGYKVDAASIDGYRLISQSNYTGALVAGSQTVSFVYELIEGVVPESKPTTINIEFVDEQGNKIQADINKNGFVGNGYLINAPEITGYHYLRLGTGSAALQGQLIDGETRIILVYAKDTDPVEPTTPIEPTIPTPTNPEAPTAETPVLMPVNSTSGSDELQKAIVVTAGQNNDQEKLPQTDERAGQTEALIGLGMLSLWSGLFGLKKRKKNSTH, encoded by the coding sequence ATGAAATTTAACACGGAAAGTAAAACCCATTTTAAATTGTATAAAAGTGGCAAGCTTTGGTTAGTATCAGGGATTAGTACCGCGATGATGTTTGGTGCTAGTGTTTTGATGAATGATCAGCAAGTTCAAGCTGATGTAGCGCAGCAAACTTCCACTATCACTATGGACAATGCAGCTGATAGTACACCAGCTGCTAACACAATTCACACCCCGGTCACAAGTGCGTCGTCTGCACATTCAACAACAGCGATTCCCGAAAGTGATGGCACGATAACCAGTACGTCTGCAGGTAGTGCAGCGATTGCAACAACACCGGTTTCCGATACAACAGTTGATTCACAAGTAGCTGTACCAACATCAAGCAGTGTTACTTCTGCTGAAGAAGCAACAACCGCTGCGCTTGTTCAACCGACAAGTAGTCGAGCAGCTGTAACAGAAACGATTGATTCATGGATGCCCGATAAAAACTTGCAACTGGCTGTGTTAAAGAATTTAACGACCAAGGATAACGTCTATAACAAAGTTCAGATTCTGCCAACCGGTTCAACAGTCAATGACATTACTAAGGAGGCATTATCCCAGTTAATCTCGTTGAGTGGTGATTCGTATAACATTGCAAGTATTGAAGGATTACAATATGCTACAAGTTTAATTCGAATTTATTTAGTTCCTAATCTGGATGTCGGACATAATCGCGGCTTGATTACAGATATTTCACCGCTGACTAATCTGACGAATCTCAAAGAAGTCACGATGTTTAGCAACCAAATTAATGATATAACAGCTCTTGCAAACAAGCCTACCTTGACCTCTGTGTCACTGGCTTACAATCAAATTACAGATATTTCACCACTGGAAACGGCAGGGATTAGTAATAGTACTAGTGGTAATTCAGTTGCATTCCAGGCAGTTAGTTTACCAGGAGTTTGGCTTAATCCCAATACTGATAGTTTTTCGTCATCATCATTTATCTATAATTTATTAGGTGAGAATGTATCGGTTACACCGTATTATGCGGATGGATCTGGGGCTTACCAATATGCGATGTATTATAAGAGTACTGCTACTGGTACGAATATCAGTGGTCAAAATATTTCATGGACGAACTTTACTCAGAATTTACTCACCAATGCGAATGGTGTTAAATATGGGTATATGACGTATTACTGGACGGACCCATTTTTAAACAATGCTGGTTATCCATATTTTGGCTGGATCATCCAACCATTTTATATTAACGATACGATTGGAAACGTGACGATTAATTATGTTTTAAATGAAACGGGCGCAACAATTCATCAGCCGTCTAATATTACGGGTTCACTGGCAACACAGTACCAAGTTGATCAGGATAGTACGGTTCAGCAGGCATACCAGCAACTAATTGATCAGGGTTACTATTTATATCGTACTAGTGGTGCCACTACAGGAACGTTTATCGAGCAGGCACAATCAGCGACACTGTACTTTTCTAAGACACTACCAACTTATGAGTTTAATGTGCATTATCAAACAAAAACAGGACGCACAATTATTCCAGATCAAACTTATGCGGGGAAAATGGATATTACTTGGACGGTGGATACAACACCACCAGCTGGTTATCGGTACCTATACGCGAAAGATGCAACAGGAAACATAATTACCGACTTAACTGGAAAATACAGTGCTACAGTTGGCGATATTACGCTGGTGTTCGCCTTAATTGAAGGGACAACGCCGACTTATGAACCAAGTACATTGCATGTTAATTTCGTGGATCAGAATGATAATGAAATTAAAGCCGGAAATATCCAAAATGGTTATGTAGGTAATGGATATGACGTGACAGCCCCAGAAATTTCAGGGTATAGATTGACATTCCAAGCAAACTATCAAGGACAACTAACTGCAACGGATCAAACGGTTACTTTTACGTATGAATTAATTGAAGGGGAGACCCCGACTTATGAACCAAGCACATTGAACGTTAAATATGTTGATCAAAATGGTAACCCGATTAAAACCGAAATGGTTCTTAATGGTCACGCCGGCAACGGGTATAAAGTCGATGCTGCTAGTATTGATGGCTATCGGTTGATTTCACAGTCAAATTACACTGGAGCATTAGTGGCGGGTAGTCAGACGGTTTCATTTGTCTATGAATTGATTGAGGGTGTAGTACCTGAGTCTAAGCCAACAACAATTAACATTGAGTTCGTGGACGAACAGGGAAATAAAATCCAAGCAGATATTAATAAAAATGGTTTTGTGGGTAATGGGTATTTAATTAATGCCCCAGAAATTACTGGTTATCATTATCTTAGACTTGGAACTGGTTCGGCAGCACTACAAGGACAACTGATAGATGGCGAGACGCGGATAATTTTAGTGTATGCCAAGGATACTGATCCGGTGGAGCCAACCACACCAATTGAACCAACTATACCAACGCCAACTAATCCAGAAGCACCGACAGCAGAAACACCTGTTTTAATGCCGGTCAATTCGACATCTGGTAGTGATGAATTACAAAAAGCTATAGTAGTTACTGCTGGACAAAACAATGATCAGGAAAAATTACCACAAACTGATGAACGAGCGGGACAAACTGAAGCTTTGATTGGTTTGGGGATGTTAAGTCTTTGGTCTGGTTTGTTTGGATTGAAAAAACGCAAGAAAAATAGTACACATTAA